From a region of the Streptomyces venezuelae genome:
- a CDS encoding (2Fe-2S)-binding protein encodes MRVNFTVNGRQQEADDVWEGESLLYVLRERLGLPGSKNACEQGECGSCTVRLDGVPVCSCLVAAGQVEGRDVVTVEGLAEFAKQRDEHGHGGACGTGGGCGSKGVSLDVAKQWQARPADSQTGEGAPLSTVQQAFIDAGAVQCGFCTPGLLIQADALLEENSSPSDQDIREALSGNLCRCTGYEKILDAVRLAAARQGEAV; translated from the coding sequence ATGCGCGTCAATTTCACGGTCAACGGCCGTCAGCAGGAAGCCGACGACGTGTGGGAGGGCGAGTCCCTTCTCTACGTCCTGCGTGAGCGCCTGGGCCTGCCGGGTTCCAAGAACGCCTGTGAGCAGGGCGAGTGCGGTTCCTGCACCGTCCGCCTCGACGGTGTGCCGGTCTGTTCGTGCCTGGTGGCCGCCGGTCAGGTCGAGGGCCGCGACGTCGTGACCGTCGAGGGTCTGGCGGAGTTCGCCAAGCAGCGCGACGAGCACGGGCACGGCGGTGCCTGCGGCACCGGCGGCGGCTGCGGCAGCAAGGGCGTGTCCCTGGACGTCGCCAAGCAGTGGCAGGCCAGGCCCGCCGACTCGCAGACCGGTGAGGGTGCTCCGCTCTCCACCGTCCAGCAGGCGTTCATCGATGCCGGCGCCGTCCAGTGCGGTTTCTGCACCCCGGGCCTGCTGATCCAGGCGGACGCGCTCCTGGAGGAGAACTCCTCCCCCTCCGACCAGGACATCCGTGAGGCCCTGTCCGGCAATCTCTGCCGCTGCACGGGCTACGAGAAGATCCTCGACGCGGTCCGCCTCGCGGCCGCCCGTCAGGGAGAGGCGGTCTGA
- a CDS encoding FAD binding domain-containing protein — protein sequence MDFLRPASWEEALAAKAAFPSAVPIAGGTDVMVEINFDHRRPEYLLDLNRIGLLREWEVGEDVVRLGASVPYTQIMENLRTELPGLALASHTVASPQIRNRGGVGGNLGCASPAGDSHPALLAAGAEVEVESVRGSRLIPIDAFYTGVKRNALAADELIKSVHIKKADGPQQYSKVGSRNAMVIAVCAFGLALHPQTRTVRTGIGSAAPTPIRAKAAEEFLNAALEEGGFWESGKVITPSIAKQFGDLASGAANPIDDVRGTAKYRRHAVGIMARRQLVWTWEQYRGTGNGRSLEGAA from the coding sequence ATGGACTTCCTTCGCCCCGCCAGCTGGGAGGAGGCGCTCGCCGCCAAGGCGGCGTTCCCCTCGGCCGTGCCGATCGCCGGTGGCACCGACGTGATGGTCGAGATCAACTTCGACCACCGCCGGCCGGAATACCTCCTGGACCTGAACCGCATCGGTCTGCTGCGGGAGTGGGAGGTCGGCGAGGACGTGGTCCGTCTGGGCGCCTCCGTCCCCTACACCCAGATCATGGAGAACCTCCGCACGGAGCTCCCGGGTCTCGCGCTCGCCTCGCACACGGTCGCGTCCCCGCAGATCCGCAACCGCGGCGGTGTCGGCGGCAACCTCGGTTGTGCCTCGCCGGCCGGCGACTCCCACCCCGCACTGCTCGCGGCGGGTGCCGAGGTCGAAGTCGAGTCCGTACGCGGCTCCCGTCTCATCCCGATCGACGCGTTCTACACGGGTGTGAAGCGCAACGCGCTCGCCGCGGACGAGCTCATCAAGTCCGTTCACATCAAGAAGGCGGACGGCCCCCAGCAGTACTCCAAGGTCGGTTCCCGCAACGCGATGGTCATCGCGGTGTGCGCGTTCGGTCTGGCGCTGCACCCGCAGACCCGCACGGTCCGTACCGGCATCGGTTCGGCCGCGCCGACCCCGATCCGGGCGAAGGCCGCCGAGGAGTTCCTGAACGCCGCGCTCGAAGAGGGCGGCTTCTGGGAGTCCGGCAAGGTCATCACCCCGTCGATCGCCAAGCAGTTCGGTGACCTCGCCTCCGGCGCGGCCAACCCGATCGACGACGTCCGCGGCACGGCGAAGTACCGCCGTCACGCGGTCGGCATCATGGCTCGCCGCCAGCTCGTCTGGACCTGGGAGCAGTACCGCGGTACCGGCAACGGCCGCTCGCTTGAAGGGGCTGCGTAA